DNA sequence from the Deinococcus roseus genome:
TCTGTGTTTGCTTTTGAAAAACGGGGCTACCGCCAGTTGCAGGATGGATATCAGTACCTGGTGGATGCCCTGAACGTGGACACCGTGGTGCTTGTGGATGGGGGGACCGATTCCCTGATGCGTGGCGATGAAGACGGCCTGGGCACCCCTGAAGAAGACGCCATCAGTCTGGCTGCCGTGTGGGACCTGGAAAACGTGAAGCAGAAACTGCTGGCCTGCATTGGGTTTGGCATCGACGCCTTTCATGGGGTGTGCCACGCCCATTTTCTGGAAAGCGTGGCCGCCCTGACCCGCAGTGGGCACAGCCTGGGCACCTTCAGCCTGCAAGTGGGCAGTCCAGAGGTGGATTTTTACCAGCAGGCCGTGGAGTTTGCCCACGGGCACATGCGAGACCGCATCAGCATCGTGAATTCCTCTGTACTGGGGGGCATCCGTGGGGATTACGGAGATCAGCATTACACCGAACGCACCCAGGGCAGTGAACTGATGATCAACCCCCTGATGGGCCTGTACTGGACTTTCGATCTGGCCGGGGTGGCGGAGCGCAACCTTTACCTGGACCGCCTGCTCACCACAGAAAGCATGACCGATGTGTGGACTGCCATTGAGCGTTTCAGGAACCGGCTGCCTGAAATTCGGGCCTGGAAAAGCCTGCCTTTCTGAAGGAGTAAGCCGTCAGACGCATGGCAAACCACAACCAGCAAGGCAAAATGGTGGACATGCGAAACATTGCCCTGGGAATTGCAGAACACGATGAAAAAATTCTGGTGTATCAAAGCCGAAATCCCGACACGGGCCTGCTGTTTTGCCGTGCACTGGGAGGCGGCATTGAGCATGGCGAGCATTCCCGCGACGCTTTAAAACGGGAATTCATGGAGGAGCTGGGCGCAGAAATCGAAATCCTTGAATTCCTGGGGGTTATCGAAGACATTTTTCAATGGAACGGCAAAACCGAGCACCAGATTTCCTTCAATTACCGCATTCGCTTCACGAATCCTGTTTTTTATGAGCAGCGTTCCTTCAAGGTGCTGGACGATTCCATCACGGCCTTCTGGAAGCCCATTGCAGACTTCCAGAAGGGCCTGAAACTCTATCCCACCGGAATTCTGGAGCAGATCATTGCCACGTCACCTGATGCTCTGGTTCAGAAATCCTGAATCAGAAACTTCAATTCCATTCCTGCAGCCTGCACATTTTTCAGACCTGCAGGGCTCCTCAAAACCACACAGAGGGCATGTTGCAGAAGGGCTCCTTCCTGGCGCATCAGGGCTGCACTTTCCAGCAGTTGCCCGCCAGAGGTGATCACATCTTCAATCACCACCAGTTTCTTGCCGAAAGTGTCTCCCCCTTCCACCTGCTGACAGGTCCCGTAGGTTTTGCGTTCCTTGCGCACAAAATACACAGGTTTGAAGGTGAGTTGCCCCAGCACCGTGGCAATGGGCACCCCTCCGAGTTCCAGGCCTGCAAAACCATCAAAGTGCTCTGGCAGCAGGGGAAGCAGGGCTGTGGCAATGTCTCTGAGCAGCACTGGATCAGACTCTAAACGGTATTTGTCAAAATAGTGGGTCGCAATTGCGCCTGAACGAAGCTTGAAGTTTCCATTGAGTAAGCAGGCATCAGAAATGCGTTCTCGCAGGGTATCGTTTGACATGTTTTCCTCTTTCTGGCACAAAAAAAACGCCTCCTTGCGGAAGCGTTTTGAAAAAAACAGCACCTGACCTCGGGGGTTCAGGTGCCGTGGATCTCGTCATGTGCTCTGAGGAGTATAGCAGATGGGGTCACTCTGCAACCACCCAGAATTGTTTTTCTTCCAGCACTTCATCCATGGCTTTTTTCAGGTCTGCATGGCTGACCTGACTGCTCTGGTGTTGCACATCGGTGCCCTGGTCCTGCTGAAATTGCTGTTCGCTGTCCTGCTGGCCTTTGCTGTAGTAGGCAAACTTCACCGAGTTGGCTGCAAACCCTTTGTGGGACTCAAGTTTGCGGGCCACCAGTTCCTGGAACTTCTGCTGGGTGGCTTCAATGTCGATGTTGAAACGGTTCTCGGCGGTAAAGATGTTGTGTTCATCCAGGTATTTCACTGTTTGCTGGCCGACTGCAGTCATGTTGAACCTCCTGTTTTCGGGCTTTGCCTGTGTTCTCACAGTCTGGAGGACCGCGGGTTTGCTGTAAGTCAAGGATCCTACAAAGCCATGCTTGATCTGCAGAGAGAAGAAGTCAGAAGGCAAAAGGCTTTAAATTTTCACCTGTCTGGGTGAAGGGGCAGGCATGAAGTCCGGTCAGGCAGGCAAATTGACCGATGGGCATCAGGTTCTGCACGTTTTCTCCTTGTTGTCCTTGCCTGCAAGTATGCACCTTCCAGTTGCTGCGAAGTCAAATGAGAACCCAGGTCCAACACCCTGACTTGACAAAACTAATGATATTAGTTTATAAACTAATCATGATAGTAAGCGCACTGAGCCACCCCCTGGAGGCCACCATGAACACCCAATTCCTGAAAACCCCCGAAGGCACCCTTGCCTATGACGACACCCGCGGCAACGGAGAAGTCCTGCTCTGCATCCCCGGCATGGGCGACCTGCGGGGCCAGTACCGCCACCTCGTTCCAGAACTGGCCAGAGCCGGATACCGCGTGATCACCCTGGACATCAGAGGGCACGGAGAAAGCAGCACCGGATGGACCGAATACACCGCAGAGGCCGTCACCAGAGATGTCTTTGCCCTGCTGGACCACCTGAACCTGCAAAACGTCACCCTGATGGGCAATTCTTTTGCTGCCCGTTCCGTGCTGTACGCTGCAAAGCAGGCCCCCGAGCGCATCAAGAGACTGGTGATGCTGGGTCCCGTGGTCCTCAACCAGACCCTCCCCGGTTACATGAACCTGATCCTCAAAATGGCTTTTGCAGGCCCCTGGAACACCGCATTCTGGATGATGTACTGGCAGAGCCTTTTCCCTGCAAAAAAACCTGCAGACCACGCACAGTACACCGCAAAACTGCGCCAGAACATCCAGCAAAAAGGCCAGATGGACGCTTTAAAAGCCTACATGGCCCCCTCCAGAATCAACGCAGAAGCCCTGCTCCCAGACATCAAAACACCTGCCCTGGTCATCATGGGCACAAAAGACCCAGACTTCAAAAACCCCGCCCTGGAAGCGCAAACCCTGGCAGAAAAACTGCGTGCAGAACTGATGCTTGTTCAGGGCTCCGGGCACTACCCCCACACCGAATTTCCCGAACAGGTGGCCCCCAGAATCCTGCAATTCCTGAAAGGCCAGCAGTAAATGCCCCGCAAAGGACTGGACCGCGAACAGGTGCTGGACGCCGCCACGCGCATTGCAGATCAGGAAGGACTGGCCACCCTGACCATTGCAAGGCTGGCTGCAGAGCTGCACATCAAACCCCCCTCGCTGTACAACCACATTGAAAACCTGGACCAGCTCATGGATGGCTTGAACGTGCGTGGCATGCAAAAAATCATTGAGGCCACCCGCATTGCGGCAGCAGGACGCTCTGGCAAAGACGCGCTCTTTGCCATGGCCAGTGGCTTCCGGGAAGTGGCCAAACAGCACCCCGGTCTGTATGCCGCAACACAGGTCAGCGTGCACAAATTCGGCCCAGAAGCCAGAGAACTGGCAAGCACCTACCTGAATGCCCTGCTTGCCGTGCTGCAAGGCTACCAGCTTGAAGAAGAACAGGCGTTGCACTTCATTCGCATCCTTCGCTCACTGCTGAAAGGCTTCATTGATCTGGAACTCGGAGGAGGATTTGGCATGCCCCTCAAAATCGAGGAAACCTTTCAATTGATGCTGGACACCTTCGATGCAGGCCTGAAGGCCGCCAAAACAGGAGCCTGACATGGATTTTAAAGTCTTGAACCTTGCCCTGGGCTTCCTGATCGAACTGGTGATGCTGTGGTCCATCGGGCTGTGGGGGTTCCAGATGGGCACAACTCCCATCCTGAAATGGCTGCTGGGCATAGGACTGCCCTTGCTGGTGGCTGTTTTCTGGGGCACCTTCATGGCCCCAAAAGCCCTTTATCCCCTCTCAGATGGGCTGCACCTGTTCATGCAAATTGTGCTGTTCGGACTGGCTGCCCTTGCCCTGGTCTTTGCAGGAAAAGCAGGGCTGGGAACAGGATTTGCCGTGGTGGTGGCCATCAATCTGGCTCTGGCTGCCCTCTGGAAGCAGTAAATCACCTCCAGGCGACAATGTTCTCTTCTGGAAACTCTGGAATGGCAATGCTCCAGGCATCTTCCCCATCCACCAGACGCCACTGGTCAGACTCGATCAGCACAGAGAATTCCTCAAAAATCTGCTCCTCAATGGCATGCAGGACTTCAAAGTCCTCAGATTCGATCAGGGGGTATTTCCGGGCCGTCATGCGCCTGTAGGCTGCAATGGTTCTGGACACTTCGGAGGCTTCCGGGTCAAAGATCTGCTCAAATTTGCCCCAGTTCCAGGGGAAATCTCCCCCCGTGCGGGTGATGGTGCCGATTTCCAGATCTCCATAAAACAGCCTGTACATGACAGGTATTGTAAGCGTTTCCCGGAAATTCATGGGTGGA
Encoded proteins:
- a CDS encoding TetR/AcrR family transcriptional regulator, giving the protein MPRKGLDREQVLDAATRIADQEGLATLTIARLAAELHIKPPSLYNHIENLDQLMDGLNVRGMQKIIEATRIAAAGRSGKDALFAMASGFREVAKQHPGLYAATQVSVHKFGPEARELASTYLNALLAVLQGYQLEEEQALHFIRILRSLLKGFIDLELGGGFGMPLKIEETFQLMLDTFDAGLKAAKTGA
- a CDS encoding DUF1152 domain-containing protein; its protein translation is MLKQPFVQKLESAHTVLLAGMGGGFDVYCALPLYHALVKAGKQVHLANLSFTALGMTGAREIHPTLFEVTRRTPAELRYFPEVYLSQFLHLQGFNSSVFAFEKRGYRQLQDGYQYLVDALNVDTVVLVDGGTDSLMRGDEDGLGTPEEDAISLAAVWDLENVKQKLLACIGFGIDAFHGVCHAHFLESVAALTRSGHSLGTFSLQVGSPEVDFYQQAVEFAHGHMRDRISIVNSSVLGGIRGDYGDQHYTERTQGSELMINPLMGLYWTFDLAGVAERNLYLDRLLTTESMTDVWTAIERFRNRLPEIRAWKSLPF
- a CDS encoding alpha/beta fold hydrolase, with protein sequence MNTQFLKTPEGTLAYDDTRGNGEVLLCIPGMGDLRGQYRHLVPELARAGYRVITLDIRGHGESSTGWTEYTAEAVTRDVFALLDHLNLQNVTLMGNSFAARSVLYAAKQAPERIKRLVMLGPVVLNQTLPGYMNLILKMAFAGPWNTAFWMMYWQSLFPAKKPADHAQYTAKLRQNIQQKGQMDALKAYMAPSRINAEALLPDIKTPALVIMGTKDPDFKNPALEAQTLAEKLRAELMLVQGSGHYPHTEFPEQVAPRILQFLKGQQ
- a CDS encoding NUDIX hydrolase, coding for MANHNQQGKMVDMRNIALGIAEHDEKILVYQSRNPDTGLLFCRALGGGIEHGEHSRDALKREFMEELGAEIEILEFLGVIEDIFQWNGKTEHQISFNYRIRFTNPVFYEQRSFKVLDDSITAFWKPIADFQKGLKLYPTGILEQIIATSPDALVQKS
- a CDS encoding YrdB family protein codes for the protein MDFKVLNLALGFLIELVMLWSIGLWGFQMGTTPILKWLLGIGLPLLVAVFWGTFMAPKALYPLSDGLHLFMQIVLFGLAALALVFAGKAGLGTGFAVVVAINLALAALWKQ
- a CDS encoding orotate phosphoribosyltransferase, coding for MSNDTLRERISDACLLNGNFKLRSGAIATHYFDKYRLESDPVLLRDIATALLPLLPEHFDGFAGLELGGVPIATVLGQLTFKPVYFVRKERKTYGTCQQVEGGDTFGKKLVVIEDVITSGGQLLESAALMRQEGALLQHALCVVLRSPAGLKNVQAAGMELKFLIQDF